In Thunnus maccoyii chromosome 3, fThuMac1.1, whole genome shotgun sequence, the following proteins share a genomic window:
- the zgc:195170 gene encoding uncharacterized protein zgc:195170, with product MVNMAAGLVRPYQFGEKDQEPNFRRGQQDVSEWYICGHCDRMPAEVENVYCRETPQLLQVFGTQKFCQLMLRKKREDSHNLYELGFKSVALRLWV from the exons ATGGTAAACATGGCTGCAGGATTGGTAAGACCTTACCAGTTTGGTGAAAAGGACCAGGAACCAAATTTTAGAAGAGGGCAGCAGGACGTTTCAGAGTG GTACATTTGTGGACATTGTGACCGGATGCCTGCCGAGGTGGAGAATGTGTACTGCAGGGAGACACCTCAG ttGTTACAGGTGTTTGGCACACAGAAGTTTTGTCAGCTGAtgctgaggaagaagagagaagattCCCATAATTTATATGAATTGGGCTTCAAAAGTGTTGCACTGAGACTTTGGGTCTGA